Genomic DNA from Lactuca sativa cultivar Salinas chromosome 8, Lsat_Salinas_v11, whole genome shotgun sequence:
TTTCTTTctggattaaaaataaataaaaagaatatTGTGTTATAGACAAAAGTTCTGCAAAAGGTCAGGAGAAGCCCTCGTTTTTTGATAATATTACATTATTGACCTggtaaaacataaacataaatattagaGTTGTAAAATGTGATAGATTCATTAATGATCCTAACAAAGTTGGTAAATATCAACAGATTCATTAATGATCCTAAGTCGATTCATTAATGATTATGGATTAAGGCCAAGGGGTATGGTCAAATGATGTTTACTAGAAAAGTGATGTCACATATGCGCCACATCAATCCCCCACTACATGTTCACTACACATTCACTAGCCTTGGAAATGGTTATCACTagacaatgtttttttttgttttctttatatatttagattaaaataaaaaaaactaaattaataACATAATTAGATATTTCACgttatataaaaacataaaacataaaatttcaaATCTACATTCCGAATAACCataaaaaataaaacttaaaacctAAATAACTAAAAAACAtagaaattaaacataaatattaaAAACGTTAAAACCTAAAATCCATGCTTTTCCCGAACTTCTTTTTGGATTTTCAAAAACGCGGCTAAATTTTCCGGGTCGATATCTGGTTGCGGCTTCATGTTTAAAATTTGAAGATCGGTGAGTGCTTGTTTCCGACGCCGAGCATTCTCTGTTGACTTGTATTTTTGTTGTAAAAAACTTAGAGTTTTGTCAATTTTGTCCGCAAGGACGTCTTCGTTAATCCCTTTTCCGCTTGAAGACGCCGCTTTTTTCCCTTTATCCCTTCCCGGTGGCCGACGAAGTTGGACTTCCGGTGGACCCTCCCCTTCGGTCCCATCGAAGTCGTCATTGAGGTCGACGCCAAAACCCACATCAAATTCTGAAGTACTTGGCATTTTGTTGGAGCCGGTGGTTGATTCCGAATGCGAAGTCTTCGGGTTAAGGACTCATTTTGGACCCTTACGACAAATTTCCCACGCTTTTTAGTGGCCGAACGCTTTACCGCCGGTGGTAACTTTGAATTGTTGGCATGCAGTTGATAAAATATTGAAATCGTTGCTACCACTTTTATGCATATTTTTCAGATTTTCAAATATGCCATTAAACTTGGTGCACGCCGCTCGTAGTTCACGCCATTTTCCGTTGACCGCGTCGTACGTTCGACCCGTTTGCCTTCCCAAAAGTGAGTGAAAGTGATCTAAAACACGAACCCAAAAACTGGTTCTCGTTTGCGCGTTGCCCGTCCTTGAGTCACACGATATAGAAATCCAAGCTTTAGCTAAAGCTTCCTCCTCCTCTTCGATCCAAGTTGTTCCTCTTCTATTTGTAGCTTTTCCTTTTGATTTCCTACGCCTAGATGGTTGTGTCTCTTCGAACCGGTCGTCCTCGTCGTTGTCCAAGTTTATAGTTGGGGATTGAGGACAAGGGACTTGAGATGGTTGTGTTTGGAATTGTTGAGATGGTTGTGTTTGGAATTGTTGGGGTCGAAATTGTTGAAAACCTTGGAATTGAGATTGTGGTAATTGTTGTTGGAAGTAGTTTGGTTGAAATGGAATGTTGGTAAATAGAGGTTGATGTTGGATTGGGGATGTTAGCATTTGAATGTAACCTTGATATTGATCATTTGGAGTGGTTGGGGTTGTTGGGGTGTTTGGAGTGGTAGAGgtattttgattttgtttcatatttttgagagaaaatgagatAATGGAGAGATATTATTTGTAGAGAAAGATGTGTTtagtgtgtttatgtgtttgtgtATATATAGTAGAGGAaataaattgaaaagttttttttttgtttaattaaggtaacggtcaaaaagaagaaaaaaaacggTCAAAAAAAATTAACCAATCAATGTTTGCGTGACCGTCCGTAGCACACATCAATCCACGTCACATTCGCCGGTAGGGGGGACGGTGTTCACGCGTGAAAACCCCCCTACACGTCACCACTTACGCGTAAAAAAACCTCCCATACCCTTTGGCCTAATCGGGAATTATCAACAACTAGTCAATGATCCTAAATTGTAAGTTTCttgcatttaaaaaaattaaatatgactaatatcataataAAGTTGGTAAATATCAATAATATCATAAtaaaatatgttaatatgattgatacaacactaatcattttTTAAATAGTTTATATTAAGATGGAACTtctataaaagtttaaatttattgatTTCTATATCTTCACTCATTGTCTAGGCATAGACTCATGCTAGACATTTTTAGTCGATCGAATAGCGCTTAAAAACTAATCGAAGATTAATCGGAGACTAATTAAGAGTTTTACAATGTTGTTTAAAACTAGTTGAAAGATGATCATCTACataattttcaaaaagaaatatgATAAGATTATAATTGGATTAGCTAAGTTTATGTAAAATATGGTAGAAAAACTTGTTTTGTAGTTTTAAAGTCAAAttcaatctctaaatattattaaaaaataacCATTAATTCTATGTTTAAGAAATCAGGGTCATTGATTGCATTTCAATCCTATATTCTAGACCCTTAGATTATTTGATGATATCATCCTTTGATCCAAACACCTGTTACCTAATGTTGGCTTTCGTCCTTCGTCATTTAATCTCTCTATCTCTCCTTCCGATCGTAACCTAAAAAAACAGAGAAACCATTCCCTTTTACTTCAATCGATGTCAAAAAAACCTAAGAAATGGTTTTGAAAATATGATTGGTTTGATTTCGGAGTTACATGAACTAAATGTCCATTATCGTACATCCTTTGATTGATGATTATCAGACAATTGATTGAGAATCGGTCAAGCAGACAATCGATTAAAACAAAAGGTCTAAGATTTCCTTGCAATGTCCTCATTTTGTTCTTTAATCTCTCACTTACGAGTACAAATACAAGTTTCTTTCATCCTCCCAATGTTATTCTTTCTCTACTTTGGTTTATGTTCACATGATCGATGACTTTGGACTTTGGATTTTCTTCCAACCATGTTAATTTTTATAAAGTTCTTATCTTTATATACGTATATGCTTCCAATTTTCATCAGGTAATGAGTTTTTTCTAGGATTCATTTTCAAGACTGCCTAATCAAAAAGTATTATATGCTCCTGAATCAATGAATTGAAGGGtcaacaaaacaaccaaattAAAGGCCCATGTCCTtatgttctttttctttttcatctaTATTGTGCTACTCCCCTTCTTCATATGAATATGGCGATGCTATAAATCTATGTTGCTTTTACatgtttttattataaatttcattaAAATTCGGAACCTTACACATAATTACTGTTTTTTTGGTTCTTTACTATAATATATGGTGATGGTTACTTTCATCAATTTTGAAATTGAGTAAATTacgcgaatggtccctatggttggtccataacttattttttttaactcaaaaGGTCCTTACAACTTGTTTttgttgcgtgtttggtccctgttTTACATAAAAAgattattttgcccttgattttttaatttgtttaaatAAGGTGAGGTAAGGTAAGGTGGAAGTGGGGTTGGAGGTGTTTttctttaaataaattaaaaaatcaagcgcaaaatagtatttttaggtaagtcAGGGATCAAGCGTGCAAcataaacaaacagtagggaccttccgagttaaaaaaataagttagagaccaaacgtgcaaattaccccaaaccataaggaccattcgtgtaatttactctttgaaATTCAGTATTAGCATAGAATTTCTAGACATCACGTTCTTACATTTTTAAGAGATCAAAACAAGTTTTAATGTAATTTGTTTGTTTATGATTTCATTCAGGCAAGTGGAAAACTTGTGTTCTTGGTCCAAGTTTTGCATTCATTTTTGCATCCCTTCTATTTTTCTCTTGATCCGGCTAGGATTCCAACTAACAATGGAACCCTGATGTTGGTATGTTGATTACAGTAAAATGGAAAGATCTCACAACTTAAGCATCTGTTTATTCGAGTCAACATAGTTAGGTGTGTGTGATTATCCTCCCAAATGATTGTTAGTATTCATTTCACTTCCATTTTAAGAGTAACAGTAACGGTAAATGTGAACAGTTCTGGCAGGTTTATGATCATACCAGATATGCTTAAGAACACTCATATGTTCAAGCGATTGGAAGTTATGATTAAGGTTACTTCCCTAATGCCCTTAGATTTTTAGATTCTGAATTCTTTTATATATTGTTAGCATTGTTTAACAACACTATGCTTCGAAAAATCTTCTTAATTATAACATTTGATATAACGACTTTCAATGTAAGTTATTTTATCCTCTTTTTTTATCATCACGGGTATGTTTTTGAATTGGAGTCAGTTTACCAATCAAATACAACTCTTGCATATATAAGTGAACTTTTCCAGTATTAGGGGTAAAATGATCAAAAAAATCTTGGATTAATTAATCTTTGAGCGAAAGGGTGAGGCTTTTGGGGTAAAATGAAAACTATCTCAATTAGCTAAATTATTATAGTCGTTGCCTACATATTTGTTTCAAGTTCTTAGaaactctatttttttttttttttttctaaattaggATCACATGAACGATGGATCTTGCCTGCAACATGTTAATGAACAAAGCATTTTGATGTTCTATTACTCTACCATATGGTATAACTTTAATTTAACATACACATAAAACACTAATAAAGTGCACACTACATTGGTCTAATTTTTG
This window encodes:
- the LOC111878052 gene encoding uncharacterized protein LOC111878052; translated protein: MLTSPIQHQPLFTNIPFQPNYFQQQLPQSQFQGFQQFRPQQFQTQPSQQFQTQPSQVPCPQSPTINLDNDEDDRFEETQPSRRRKSKGKATNRRGTTWIEEEEEALAKAWISISCDSRTGNAQTRTSFWVRVLDHFHSLLGRQTGRTYDAVNGKWRELRAACTKFNGIFENLKNMHKSGSNDFNILSTACQQFKVTTGGKAFGH